The proteins below are encoded in one region of Pseudomonas entomophila L48:
- a CDS encoding O-methyltransferase, which yields MPDARQLRLWIFGFQISQAIHVAARLGIAEHIDQHPVSLEHLAQACGCPADGLQRLLRALCGIGLFAEQDDGFVHAGASELLRRDHPQSQYLAASLYGAEHYASWGDLYQAVRLGDPVFEQRHGQPYYQYLERRASQPGIHADYLAADAAAQERAIQAVCDLGDGARVARVEHTEQAPPPAADLYLLTHQLHRLDDDQARALLRRCAEAMAPDSRLLLVELMFTPGNGFDAARWLDLNNLLIGPGRERDQAHYLALARDSGLALGESHRLANGMTLLDLRLTR from the coding sequence ATGCCCGATGCCCGCCAGTTGCGCCTGTGGATCTTCGGTTTCCAGATCTCCCAGGCGATCCACGTCGCCGCGCGCCTGGGCATCGCCGAGCACATCGACCAGCACCCGGTATCCCTGGAACACCTGGCTCAGGCCTGCGGCTGCCCAGCCGATGGCCTGCAACGCCTGTTACGAGCGTTGTGCGGCATCGGCCTGTTCGCCGAACAAGACGATGGCTTCGTGCACGCCGGCGCCTCCGAGCTGCTGCGTCGCGACCATCCGCAGTCGCAGTACCTGGCCGCCAGCCTCTACGGTGCCGAGCACTATGCGAGCTGGGGCGACCTTTACCAGGCCGTGCGCTTGGGCGACCCAGTGTTCGAACAGCGCCATGGCCAGCCCTACTACCAATACCTGGAGCGCCGCGCGAGCCAGCCCGGCATCCATGCCGACTACCTCGCCGCCGACGCAGCGGCCCAGGAGCGGGCGATCCAGGCGGTCTGCGACCTGGGCGATGGTGCTCGCGTGGCGCGCGTCGAACACACCGAGCAAGCGCCGCCGCCCGCCGCCGACCTCTACCTGCTGACCCACCAGCTGCATCGCCTGGACGACGACCAGGCACGCGCCCTGCTGCGGCGCTGCGCCGAGGCCATGGCACCCGACAGCCGCCTGTTGCTGGTGGAGCTGATGTTCACGCCCGGCAACGGCTTCGACGCGGCCCGCTGGCTGGACCTGAACAACTTGCTGATCGGCCCGGGCCGCGAGCGCGACCAGGCGCACTACCTGGCCCTGGCCAGGGACAGCGGGCTGGCGCTGGGCGAGTCGCATCGCCTGGCAAACGGCATGACACTGCTGGACCTGCGCCTGACGAGGTGA
- the lpxO gene encoding lipid A hydroxylase LpxO, with the protein MKIALVLIFVLSIAYVHLRGRVRHKLTRQLGDHSSFLAPVNSFLYLFSKHPAKPYLPVEAFPELQTLQDHWQEIREEAQHLLHAGEIKKSDNYDDVGFNSFFKTGWKRFYLKWYGESHPSAMTLCPRTTELLQGIGSVKAAMFATLPPGAKLVRHRDPYAGSYRYHLGLDTPNDDGCYIDVDGEKYSWRDGQAVVFDETYIHYAANTTEHNRIILFCDVERPLKYRWASAFNRWFSRNVMAAAAAPNDANDKTGGINRLFTRIYKIRERGKAMKKRNRTRYYLEKWAVVAALVLVFIYI; encoded by the coding sequence ATGAAAATCGCACTCGTACTGATCTTCGTCCTCTCGATCGCCTATGTTCACCTGCGCGGTCGGGTGCGTCACAAGCTGACCCGCCAACTGGGCGACCACTCCAGCTTCCTGGCACCGGTCAATAGCTTCCTCTACCTGTTCTCCAAGCACCCGGCCAAGCCCTACCTGCCGGTCGAGGCGTTCCCCGAGCTGCAGACGCTCCAGGACCACTGGCAGGAGATCCGCGAAGAGGCGCAGCACCTGCTGCACGCGGGCGAGATCAAGAAGTCCGACAACTACGACGATGTCGGCTTCAACTCGTTCTTCAAGACCGGCTGGAAACGTTTCTACCTGAAGTGGTACGGCGAGAGCCACCCGTCGGCGATGACCCTGTGCCCGCGCACCACCGAACTGCTACAGGGCATCGGTTCGGTCAAGGCGGCGATGTTCGCCACCCTGCCTCCAGGCGCCAAGCTGGTGCGCCACCGCGACCCGTATGCCGGCTCGTATCGCTACCACCTGGGCCTGGACACGCCCAATGACGACGGTTGCTACATCGACGTCGACGGCGAAAAGTACTCCTGGCGCGACGGCCAGGCCGTGGTGTTCGACGAAACCTACATCCACTACGCCGCCAACACCACCGAACACAACCGCATCATCCTGTTCTGCGACGTCGAACGCCCACTCAAGTACCGCTGGGCAAGTGCCTTCAACCGCTGGTTCAGCCGCAACGTGATGGCCGCCGCCGCCGCGCCCAACGACGCCAATGACAAGACCGGTGGCATCAACCGCCTGTTCACCCGCATCTACAAGATCCGCGAGCGCGGCAAGGCGATGAAGAAACGCAACCGCACCCGCTACTACCTGGAAAAATGGGCAGTGGTCGCGGCACTGGTGCTGGTGTTCATCTATATCTGA
- a CDS encoding MATE family efflux transporter — translation MTDTTLGTWCREIIKLATPILGVRVLHIAVNVIGMLLIARLGPSEVAAGALVTVLCTSIQVIALSPLLATGICIARRLGQGQATGVGVDLRQGLFMSVAIGVLAALALLALPTLMPLLGEPEALQALTADYWRAMAWGMPPFLCTACCHQLFFPAGKGRLVMVFSAINLAGVLLLGTALLHGAWGLPALGMAGWAHAVSTMNWVVLLLTLGYLALAPAMRPYQLFTREQLWAPDRLKAFFVLGVPITVQFASELLAFSLVNIMVGWLGVGALSVQQIVIQCATVALMIPMGAGQACTLLISRAMGRGDGQAVRRIGLAATVLVGAVMAALALVYLLLPRPIIDAYLDPARADYPTLAALATGMLAVVAFSQALDALRNLMLSALRGLPDIWGPMWLNMALLWVLGMPLCYLLAFPGGLGLWGINGGLLLAFGLGAVLMLGRFHQRTAPLSAVPARQPVHE, via the coding sequence ATGACTGACACAACGCTCGGCACCTGGTGCCGCGAAATCATCAAACTGGCCACGCCCATCCTTGGTGTACGCGTGCTGCACATCGCCGTGAACGTCATCGGCATGCTGCTGATCGCCCGCCTCGGCCCCAGCGAGGTCGCCGCTGGCGCCCTGGTGACGGTGCTGTGCACCAGCATCCAGGTCATCGCCCTGTCGCCGCTGCTGGCCACCGGTATCTGCATCGCCCGCCGACTGGGCCAGGGCCAGGCCACGGGAGTGGGTGTCGACCTGCGCCAGGGCCTGTTCATGAGCGTGGCAATCGGCGTGCTCGCCGCCCTGGCACTGCTGGCGCTGCCGACCCTGATGCCGCTGCTGGGCGAGCCAGAGGCGCTGCAGGCGCTGACCGCCGACTACTGGCGCGCCATGGCCTGGGGCATGCCGCCGTTCCTGTGTACCGCCTGCTGCCACCAGCTGTTCTTCCCGGCCGGCAAGGGCCGCCTGGTGATGGTGTTCAGCGCCATCAACCTGGCCGGCGTGCTGCTGCTCGGCACGGCCCTGCTGCACGGTGCCTGGGGCCTGCCCGCGCTGGGCATGGCTGGCTGGGCCCATGCCGTATCGACGATGAACTGGGTGGTGCTGCTGCTGACCCTCGGCTACCTGGCCCTGGCGCCGGCCATGCGCCCGTACCAACTGTTCACCCGCGAGCAGTTGTGGGCGCCGGACCGGCTGAAGGCGTTCTTCGTGCTCGGTGTGCCGATCACCGTGCAGTTCGCCAGCGAACTGCTGGCATTCAGCCTGGTGAACATCATGGTCGGCTGGCTGGGGGTTGGCGCGCTCAGCGTGCAGCAGATCGTCATCCAGTGCGCCACCGTCGCGCTGATGATCCCCATGGGCGCGGGCCAGGCCTGCACCTTGCTGATCAGTCGGGCCATGGGCCGTGGCGACGGCCAGGCGGTACGGCGCATCGGCCTGGCGGCGACAGTGCTGGTCGGCGCGGTGATGGCGGCCCTTGCGTTGGTCTACTTGCTGCTGCCACGCCCGATCATCGATGCCTACCTCGACCCGGCGCGGGCGGACTACCCGACGTTGGCCGCGCTGGCCACCGGCATGCTGGCGGTGGTCGCCTTCAGCCAGGCCCTGGATGCCCTGCGCAACCTGATGCTCTCTGCCCTGCGCGGCCTACCGGACATCTGGGGGCCCATGTGGCTGAACATGGCGCTGTTGTGGGTGCTGGGCATGCCGCTGTGCTACCTGTTGGCCTTCCCCGGTGGGCTGGGCCTGTGGGGCATCAACGGCGGCCTGCTGCTGGCCTTCGGCCTCGGCGCGGTGCTGATGCTGGGCCGCTTCCACCAGCGCACGGCGCCCCTGTCCGCAGTCCCGGCCCGTCAACCTGTCCATGAATGA
- a CDS encoding GNAT family N-acetyltransferase, which translates to MIHIRPMTPEDFERFWPTFQAIVQARQTYAFDPELDIDRARQLWLELPLRTLVAEEDGELLGSYFLKANAAGPGAHVGNCGYMVCEQARGRGVARLMCEHSQKLARQEGFLALQFNSVVATNEVAVALWHALGFETVGRLPKAYRHAEHGLVDCLVMYKWLADEPVVEKPPLLIGRKNIEARVSRRRGR; encoded by the coding sequence ATGATTCACATTCGCCCCATGACCCCGGAAGACTTCGAGCGCTTCTGGCCCACCTTCCAGGCCATCGTCCAGGCCCGCCAGACCTACGCCTTCGACCCCGAACTCGACATCGACCGGGCCCGCCAGCTGTGGTTGGAGCTACCCCTGCGCACCCTGGTGGCTGAAGAAGACGGCGAACTGCTCGGCTCCTACTTCCTAAAGGCCAATGCCGCCGGCCCCGGCGCGCACGTGGGCAACTGCGGCTACATGGTCTGCGAGCAAGCTCGTGGCCGTGGCGTGGCCAGGCTGATGTGCGAGCACTCGCAGAAGCTGGCACGCCAGGAAGGCTTCCTGGCCCTGCAGTTCAATTCGGTGGTGGCCACCAACGAAGTGGCCGTGGCGCTGTGGCACGCGCTGGGCTTCGAGACCGTCGGGCGCCTGCCCAAGGCCTATCGCCATGCCGAGCATGGGCTGGTGGACTGCCTGGTGATGTACAAGTGGCTGGCCGACGAGCCGGTGGTGGAGAAACCACCGTTGCTGATCGGGCGCAAGAATATCGAGGCACGGGTTTCCCGCCGCCGCGGTCGATAA
- a CDS encoding thioesterase II family protein, with product MPPRDTWFVRRSVIAPRLRLFCFSHAGGSAADYLPWHPHLGPHLELCAVQLPGRGSRMAEPARDDLATLVTELVAVLRANDDGLPFAFFGHSLGALLAFELTRSLHRQGMPLPLRLFASGCAAPSACRLEPPLHTLDDEQLLAHLRDYNGTPAGVLANPDLLGLVLPTLRADFRLVGDYRYRRSPPLPIPIHVFTGHDDPHVPGADLVAWADETSAGCSHHGFAGDHFFIRPQAAAIRRCILDAMATTLNGPPRRAPVQWQ from the coding sequence ATGCCACCACGCGACACCTGGTTCGTACGCCGCAGCGTGATCGCACCACGCCTGCGCCTGTTCTGCTTCAGCCACGCCGGCGGCAGCGCCGCCGACTACCTGCCCTGGCATCCGCACCTGGGCCCGCACCTGGAGTTGTGCGCGGTTCAGTTGCCGGGGCGCGGCTCGCGCATGGCCGAGCCCGCCCGCGACGACCTGGCGACACTGGTCACCGAGCTGGTCGCGGTGCTGCGCGCGAACGACGACGGCCTGCCGTTCGCCTTCTTCGGCCACAGCCTGGGCGCCCTGCTGGCCTTCGAACTGACCCGTAGCCTGCACCGCCAGGGCATGCCTTTGCCCTTGCGGCTGTTCGCCTCCGGTTGCGCGGCGCCTTCGGCCTGCCGCCTTGAACCACCCTTGCACACCCTCGACGACGAACAGCTGCTGGCCCACCTGCGCGACTACAACGGCACACCCGCAGGCGTGCTGGCCAACCCTGACTTGCTGGGCCTGGTACTGCCGACCTTGCGCGCCGACTTCCGCCTGGTGGGCGACTACCGTTATCGGCGATCACCGCCGCTGCCAATACCGATCCATGTGTTCACCGGGCACGACGACCCCCATGTCCCCGGCGCCGACCTGGTGGCCTGGGCCGACGAAACCAGCGCGGGCTGCAGCCACCACGGATTCGCCGGCGATCACTTTTTCATCCGGCCTCAAGCCGCGGCCATCCGGCGTTGCATACTCGACGCCATGGCCACGACACTGAACGGCCCGCCCAGGAGGGCTCCCGTACAATGGCAATGA
- a CDS encoding ABC-F family ATP-binding cassette domain-containing protein: MAMIELRGISLNHGRRTCFSDLDARIEWGQRIAIIGDNGSGKSSLLRLLQGSLAPSEGHIERHGGLRIGHVPQVLDGESSLSGGQRVNQALSQALALGPDLLLLDEPTNHLDAANRRSLSRMLEHFHGTLVMVTHDVALMNQTCDTLWHLHHGHLDVFNGCYADYMAERDLQRGVLDKRISEMRRARDDAHDSLMQEQARAANARKRGVKAIQNSKWATVRSPTKLGRGNTTAGRKQAQILQQQRDLGAQLAELRPEPVIVPRFHLPAAAQSSRVLIQVRDGRVGYDASPVLDGIDLQLASGERLALTGNNGSGKSTLARAILGDPQVWRTGDWLIPPPTQIGYIDQHYSTLPAELCVQDALAQVVPAWSIEQLRTHLADFLFRDGDAVQTPVRALSGGEKARLSLACIAASPPQLLILDEPTNNLDLRMRTHVLEVLTDYPNALLVISHDEGFLEGLGVSRSFHCAKGHSASGQ; encoded by the coding sequence ATGGCAATGATCGAACTACGCGGCATCAGCCTGAACCATGGCCGCAGGACCTGCTTCAGCGACCTGGACGCCCGCATCGAGTGGGGGCAGCGCATCGCCATCATCGGCGACAACGGCAGCGGCAAGTCGTCGCTGCTGCGCCTGCTGCAAGGCAGCCTGGCGCCCAGCGAAGGGCACATCGAACGCCATGGCGGCCTGCGCATCGGCCATGTGCCACAAGTGCTGGACGGCGAGTCATCGCTCAGCGGCGGGCAACGGGTCAACCAGGCCCTGAGCCAGGCCCTGGCCCTGGGCCCCGACCTGCTGCTGCTGGACGAGCCGACCAACCACCTGGACGCCGCCAACCGTCGTTCGTTGTCGCGCATGCTCGAGCACTTCCATGGCACCCTGGTAATGGTCACCCATGACGTGGCACTGATGAACCAGACCTGCGACACCCTCTGGCACCTGCACCATGGGCACCTCGACGTGTTCAACGGCTGCTACGCCGACTACATGGCCGAACGCGACCTGCAGCGCGGCGTGCTCGACAAGCGCATCAGCGAGATGCGCCGCGCCCGTGACGATGCCCACGATTCGCTGATGCAGGAGCAGGCGCGTGCCGCCAATGCGCGCAAGCGGGGCGTGAAGGCGATCCAGAACAGCAAGTGGGCCACCGTGCGCTCGCCCACCAAGCTGGGGCGCGGCAACACCACGGCCGGGCGCAAGCAGGCGCAGATCCTGCAACAGCAACGCGACCTCGGCGCCCAGCTGGCCGAGTTGCGGCCAGAGCCGGTGATCGTCCCACGCTTCCACCTGCCGGCGGCGGCGCAGTCGTCACGGGTGCTGATCCAGGTGCGCGACGGCCGTGTCGGCTACGACGCCAGTCCCGTGCTCGACGGTATCGACCTGCAACTGGCCAGCGGCGAGCGCCTGGCCCTGACCGGCAACAACGGCAGCGGAAAGTCGACCCTGGCCCGGGCCATCCTCGGCGATCCGCAGGTATGGCGCACAGGCGACTGGCTGATCCCGCCGCCCACGCAGATCGGCTACATCGACCAGCATTACAGCACCCTGCCCGCCGAGCTTTGCGTGCAGGACGCCCTGGCGCAGGTGGTCCCTGCCTGGTCCATCGAGCAGTTGCGCACGCACCTGGCCGACTTCCTGTTCCGCGACGGTGACGCGGTGCAGACTCCCGTGCGGGCGCTCTCCGGCGGCGAGAAGGCGCGCCTGTCGCTGGCCTGCATCGCCGCAAGCCCGCCACAACTGCTGATACTCGACGAACCCACCAACAACCTCGACCTGCGCATGCGTACCCATGTGCTGGAGGTGCTGACGGACTATCCCAACGCGCTGCTGGTGATCTCCCACGACGAGGGCTTCCTCGAAGGGCTGGGCGTCAGCCGCAGCTTTCACTGCGCCAAGGGCCACTCGGCCAGTGGCCAGTAG
- a CDS encoding carboxymuconolactone decarboxylase family protein, translating to MSMMDWDAYRKQLMAGIGDLKQLSPDTVAGYMTASGAGAKTNHLDAKTRELISLAVAVTTRCDGCIAVHSQQAVKHGASREEIAEALGVAVAMNAGAALVYSARALDAVGKAGA from the coding sequence ATGAGCATGATGGACTGGGACGCCTACCGTAAGCAGTTGATGGCCGGCATCGGCGATCTCAAGCAACTCTCCCCCGACACCGTGGCCGGCTACATGACCGCCAGCGGCGCCGGCGCCAAGACCAACCACCTGGACGCCAAGACCCGCGAGTTGATTTCCCTGGCCGTGGCCGTCACCACCCGTTGCGACGGCTGCATCGCCGTGCACTCGCAGCAGGCGGTCAAGCACGGCGCCAGCCGCGAAGAAATCGCCGAAGCGCTCGGCGTGGCCGTGGCGATGAACGCCGGCGCGGCGCTGGTCTACTCGGCACGGGCGCTGGATGCCGTCGGCAAGGCCGGCGCCTGA
- a CDS encoding LysR substrate-binding domain-containing protein — protein MNNLPNLDDLDIFLQVARRASFAAVADERGMSAAFVSKRIRLLEESLGVRLLHRTTRRVSVSEEGERVYQWAQQIFDTVQRMDDDLNAGQREPAGQLRIASSLGLGRRFVAPALSELAARYPRLDIRLDVHDRLVDLIAEGVDLDIRVGNVIAPHLIAKPLARNRRVLCAAPSYLAEHGAPRVLADLASHDCLVIKERDHPFGLWHLEGPQGEESVRVTGALSSNHGEVAHQWCLDGRGILLRSWWDVYDSIADGRLVQVLPDYQQAADIWAVYTAPLAGSAKVRVAVEFFRQYFAERYRLPV, from the coding sequence GTGAATAATCTGCCGAACCTTGACGACCTCGATATCTTCCTGCAAGTGGCCCGCCGCGCCAGCTTTGCCGCCGTGGCGGACGAGCGTGGTATGTCGGCGGCGTTCGTCAGCAAACGCATTCGCCTGCTTGAGGAAAGCCTCGGGGTACGCCTGCTGCATCGCACCACGCGGCGAGTGTCGGTGAGCGAGGAGGGCGAGCGGGTCTACCAGTGGGCGCAGCAGATCTTCGATACCGTGCAGCGCATGGACGATGACCTCAACGCCGGTCAGCGCGAGCCGGCCGGGCAGTTGCGCATCGCCAGCAGCCTGGGGTTGGGGCGGCGCTTCGTGGCGCCGGCGTTGTCGGAGCTTGCCGCGCGCTACCCGCGCCTGGATATCCGCCTTGATGTGCATGACCGCCTGGTTGACCTGATCGCCGAGGGTGTCGACCTGGATATTCGCGTGGGCAACGTGATTGCCCCGCACCTGATCGCCAAGCCGCTGGCGCGCAACCGCCGGGTGCTGTGCGCGGCGCCTTCGTACCTGGCCGAACACGGTGCGCCACGGGTGCTGGCCGACCTGGCCAGCCATGATTGCCTGGTGATCAAGGAGCGCGACCACCCGTTCGGCCTCTGGCACCTGGAAGGGCCGCAGGGCGAGGAGAGTGTGCGGGTGACCGGCGCGTTGTCGAGCAACCATGGCGAAGTGGCGCACCAGTGGTGCCTGGATGGCCGTGGGATTCTGCTGCGTTCCTGGTGGGATGTGTACGACAGCATTGCCGATGGACGGCTGGTGCAGGTGTTGCCCGACTACCAGCAGGCGGCGGACATCTGGGCGGTGTATACCGCGCCGCTGGCGGGGTCGGCCAAGGTGCGGGTGGCGGTGGAGTTCTTCCGGCAGTATTTCGCCGAGCGTTACCGGTTGCCGGTGTAG
- the thpR gene encoding RNA 2',3'-cyclic phosphodiesterase: MAQDARPSGAPFKRLFFALSVSDAQRRALAKWRRELNLRSGKPVPADNFHVTLLFLGDVDAALVPAICAAVEPLQRPQAPLRLPLDRLQVWQRASALVLAPQQAPTALLQLVYALQQAMLPLGIEERAREYRPHLTLSRDFHTQVPEAAQAPDFLLAARHFTLYESRKGRYWPLAEWPLAQ; this comes from the coding sequence ATGGCCCAGGATGCACGCCCCAGCGGCGCCCCGTTCAAGCGCCTGTTCTTCGCCCTGTCGGTCAGTGATGCCCAGCGTCGCGCCCTGGCCAAGTGGCGACGCGAACTGAACCTGCGCAGCGGCAAGCCGGTGCCGGCGGATAACTTCCATGTCACCTTGCTGTTCCTGGGCGATGTGGACGCGGCCCTGGTGCCGGCCATTTGTGCCGCGGTCGAGCCGTTGCAGCGCCCGCAGGCGCCGCTGCGCCTGCCGCTCGACCGCTTGCAGGTCTGGCAGCGGGCCAGCGCGCTGGTGCTGGCGCCACAGCAGGCACCGACGGCCCTGCTTCAGCTCGTGTACGCCTTGCAACAGGCCATGTTGCCCTTGGGTATCGAGGAGCGGGCGCGCGAGTACCGGCCGCACCTGACGCTGTCCCGGGATTTTCACACGCAGGTGCCGGAGGCCGCGCAAGCGCCTGATTTTCTCCTCGCGGCGCGACACTTCACCCTCTACGAGTCGCGCAAGGGCCGCTACTGGCCACTGGCCGAGTGGCCCTTGGCGCAGTGA